The window CGTTCGCAGACGGCCGCCATCGCCAGGGAACTGGCAGGCGAAGACGGTACCGCCGAATCCGACGCTGCCCGTAGCGCGGCTGATCGGGCAGCAGGGCAGACCGCAGCCAAATCGCTCAAAAGTTTCACGGGCAATGCCGACGCTGCCGGTGGCGGCGCAACCGGGCAGTAATTGCATTTGCAATGAAGGGGCGGCACGTGAAACCTCGGCACCGCAGCAGGCTTGATACTCAGCATGGCCAGGCGCTGGTGCTTGGGCTATTTCTGGTCATGCTACTGGCCGTTGCACTTATCTATCAATTCGGTGTCGGTCAGGTTGTCGGGCGCAAGGCACGGCTGACGCACGCTGCCGATGCTGCTGCCTATTCTGGTGCGTTGGTACAGGCGCGGGCGCTGAATATGCAGGCCTATATCAATCTTACGCAAACGGCGCACCAGGTGGCAATGGCTCATCTGGTGACACTCGGCTCATGGAGCCAGTTTGCGGCAGCACAGGGTCAGCAGTTTGTCACTTTCAATCCGCCGGCGCATGTGATCGGTATGATGTTCGGTGCGCAGCATCTGGCCGGGTACGCCGCGTCTGCCCGTGCTTTGGCGCTGCGCGACATGGCCCGCACAGGAGGGCAATTACCCCGGCTGTTTGCGGAACATGACCGGATCGTCCGGCATGTGCTGCTGGCGGCTTCTGAAGCCGTCCACCAAAGCATGCAACGTGCCCGGGATCAGGCGATCACGCAGGTGCTGGAACAGAATTTTCCGCAAAGTGCTGTTACGCAGACAGCGTTATCGTCCCAGGCTGGATCTGTTGCCCAGCCGGCAACGGTCGTGCCCGTCAATTATCCGGCGGATCGGTCTGCGCCATTATCATGGGTTGCCCGAAACCACCTGGAAAAGCCTTACACCGTACGCTATCAGCCAACGGCAGGCGATCGACGGTTTCTTGAGGACGTGGTGGCACTTTATGACTTTCTGGACGCGCGCGATCATGTGCGGCGTAACAGCTGGATGGTGCAGTATCAATGTCCGCATCTGCGCCACGAGTTGCGGCGACGTGGCCGGACCGTGCTCGATAGCAACGGCAACTGGCAATCAACAGATACCCAGTCCTATCACGCGCTCAGAAGCAATCAGTATATTGGCTGCTATTACCGTGAATATCCTATGGGATGGGGCTGGATTCCAGGTCGTGCAAATATGCCGGGTGCGGATATGCCTTATTCAGAAAACGCGCCTGATCATTTTGGCGAGATCGATTTCTGGCGCTGGGTTACGCAGGCTACCGGCTGGAATATTTTTTCAGGCAGCGACAACCCGCTGGCCAATTCACGGGCGGTGTCTGGCAAGCCGCAATGGGAAGGGGGCGGACTGGTTCCTTATTACGATGTGCGGGATGTGTACCGCTATCGCCCTCTGGGATTCACGATTACTGTAAAGCAGCACTTTACCGATCAGCCCACGCTTGTGGTAACGGCATCGGCAGAGACGTTCTTTGAACCGGCCAGCGACAAGCGGCGGTATCGCAGCGAACAGCCGGGCATGTGGCATCCATTCTGGCAGGCGCACCTTATTTCGAATCCGCACAAGAAGGAGGACTGATATGCAATACCAACGTGGACAGGCACTCACAGAAGGCTTGATTGTCCTTTTATGCGTGCTTACGTTTTTCGCTGCGATCACCTGGCTCGGACGCTTGCAGGACATCGCTTTGCATGAGCAACACGCCAGTCGTTTCGGTGCCTTTGAGCTTGCCAGAGCAGGCAATATCAACAATGCACAATTGTCGTCCCGATTTTTCCAGGGCCGTCATGCTGGCTGGCGTCGTCAACAGGGCGATGCACTGCTGACCGCCGACGGGATTCAGGTCACGCATAACAGGCAGGCGCAGCTTGACTCACTGAGCCAGCCTGGCGGCGTGGACCGAAACGCGACCCTGTTACGACGGGAGTGGAGATTGCAGGACAACGGTATCGTCAATGTCTCATTGCGCATCCGCCCACGAGCGGCTGCACCTTCCGGGCAGTCATCTGTTCGTGACGAGCCGCAGGGGTCAACCGTCGGCTTTTTAAACAGGCTGGCTGTGACGCTGCGCAGACACACCGCCATTCTTATTGATGCCGGGCACACCATTGATGCGCGGGCCGCGCACGAGCGGGCTGCTCGTTCGAAAGTCGCATGGCAGCAGACAGCGCACGCATCGTATGCGGCGGGGAAAAAGATCGCTGCGGCAGCCATGCCTGTTGACGCACCCTGGCGTCGGCCTGCACCGGTTTTTGACTGGTTCATGCCCTGGGCCGGGAAAAAGCCTTAACGCAC of the Advenella mimigardefordensis DPN7 genome contains:
- a CDS encoding Flp family type IVb pilin, producing MQKRLQAQRGQGMTEYIIVVALVAISAIAVFQLFGQTLRSQTAAIARELAGEDGTAESDAARSAADRAAGQTAAKSLKSFTGNADAAGGGATGQ
- a CDS encoding pilus assembly protein TadG-related protein — protein: MKPRHRSRLDTQHGQALVLGLFLVMLLAVALIYQFGVGQVVGRKARLTHAADAAAYSGALVQARALNMQAYINLTQTAHQVAMAHLVTLGSWSQFAAAQGQQFVTFNPPAHVIGMMFGAQHLAGYAASARALALRDMARTGGQLPRLFAEHDRIVRHVLLAASEAVHQSMQRARDQAITQVLEQNFPQSAVTQTALSSQAGSVAQPATVVPVNYPADRSAPLSWVARNHLEKPYTVRYQPTAGDRRFLEDVVALYDFLDARDHVRRNSWMVQYQCPHLRHELRRRGRTVLDSNGNWQSTDTQSYHALRSNQYIGCYYREYPMGWGWIPGRANMPGADMPYSENAPDHFGEIDFWRWVTQATGWNIFSGSDNPLANSRAVSGKPQWEGGGLVPYYDVRDVYRYRPLGFTITVKQHFTDQPTLVVTASAETFFEPASDKRRYRSEQPGMWHPFWQAHLISNPHKKED